The Bradyrhizobium ottawaense genome window below encodes:
- a CDS encoding Ldh family oxidoreductase — MPIVTADRLTRVSAALLRAAGASEEEADAVAIGCVNANLAGHDSHGVIAVPTYIDRIKAGHIVPGAKWTVIQESPTTTVIDGHWGFGFHVNAKAMALTIEKARTANVAACTVFRQSHVGRLAAYPLMAMRAGMIGIATADSGRSPKHVAPFGGKEARLGTNPISIAVPSDLDAPFYLDMATSAVAAGKIQLAVARGEEIPTGWIIDAEGRHTTDPTQYRKGGALLPLGGTEGYKGSGLAAMVEVLCGLLTGLGFGVEPTGRHNDGCFMAVFNVAAFRPLQEFKREVAEFARYLKSTPPSEGSKGVYYPGEIEGLREQQRLRDGIEIEDATWEKLRALAREYRLDTVLDLA; from the coding sequence ATGCCGATCGTCACGGCCGATCGCCTCACGCGCGTCAGCGCTGCCCTGCTCCGCGCCGCCGGAGCCTCCGAGGAAGAAGCCGACGCCGTCGCGATCGGCTGCGTCAACGCCAATCTCGCCGGCCATGATTCCCACGGCGTGATCGCCGTTCCCACCTATATCGACCGCATCAAGGCCGGCCACATCGTTCCCGGCGCCAAATGGACCGTCATCCAGGAATCGCCGACCACGACCGTGATCGACGGCCATTGGGGCTTTGGTTTCCACGTCAACGCCAAGGCGATGGCGCTGACGATCGAGAAGGCAAGGACGGCGAATGTCGCTGCCTGCACCGTGTTCCGGCAAAGCCATGTCGGCCGCCTCGCCGCCTACCCCTTGATGGCGATGCGCGCAGGCATGATCGGGATTGCCACGGCGGATTCCGGCCGCTCGCCGAAGCACGTCGCCCCGTTTGGAGGCAAGGAGGCGCGGCTCGGAACCAACCCGATCTCGATCGCGGTGCCGTCCGATCTCGATGCGCCGTTCTATCTGGATATGGCGACTTCAGCTGTCGCAGCCGGCAAGATCCAGCTCGCGGTCGCCCGCGGCGAGGAGATTCCGACGGGCTGGATCATCGATGCCGAGGGACGGCACACCACCGATCCGACCCAATACCGCAAGGGCGGCGCGCTGCTGCCGCTCGGCGGCACCGAGGGCTACAAAGGCAGCGGCCTCGCCGCCATGGTCGAGGTGCTGTGCGGCCTGCTCACCGGCCTCGGCTTCGGCGTCGAGCCTACGGGGCGGCACAATGACGGATGCTTCATGGCGGTGTTCAATGTCGCCGCATTCCGCCCGCTGCAGGAGTTCAAACGCGAGGTCGCCGAGTTCGCGCGCTATCTGAAATCGACGCCGCCGTCCGAGGGCAGCAAAGGCGTCTACTATCCCGGCGAGATCGAGGGCCTGCGCGAGCAGCAGCGTCTGCGCGACGGCATCGAGATCGAGGATGCCACCTGGGAAAAGCTGCGCGCGCTGGCGCGGGAATACCGGCTCGACACCGTCCTCGATCTGGCCTGA
- a CDS encoding bifunctional diguanylate cyclase/phosphodiesterase: protein MPTTLARTFAALSAINEAMLYAKSPDELYQKVCDAGFSSGDFLAVAVFLVGPDDRRLHFAAGCGDDVARLRSIEITTVAGTPEGSGVGGEAFRDQKLCVSNDYLNDPRSLAWRAGAASAAIGAAAALPLLCNGKSVGVLYVTRREAGSLNEQMVSLFGRMSANISYVLDNFARETARQTSERATRRLNRMFGAISATNEAILRAKTEQELYQLVCDASVHGGKSLATIVLLRETDSHWMSPVASTGQNLALITQARYSIDPENPYGKGISGEVFRTQKAIVEDDLASRTRGSPWEQANVNTGVAACVVAPLIRHGESVGVLLFFISRSWAKDEEIVALLLRMAENVSFAIDNFGRESEKAKIAAEEERLARMYAALSATNEAILRARSRADLFDLVCEATAKGAKFTSANIALVDPHAGLLRVVACYGPNADQVRNFKFSISEEVPEGRGLTGIAFRTRQPAVSNDVLADERIAPWHASARRNGIASSAALPLFNGDRVEGVFLFNSPECGTFTPEFVELLRKLQANVAFALEGFDRAEEKAQVDKQRNRLSGMFEALSATNEAIMRAKTREDLFEAACQAAILGDVFASATIGIIDAENELVRVVAVKGRLQQQMVGRTCSISVDHPEGEGIIGTSLRTRRPSVMNDYLNEPRSAYWRAKAIEDGTRAAASFPLLKAGQEPIGILLFLAPEEDTFTPDLVELLGRLAENVSFALDNFDRAEEKVRTDAQKERLTRMFAALSATNEAIMRAKSRAELFELVCLAASNGAKFTSTTIALARADSDQLEIVASAGPSSDTTRNVRLSIDPERPEGRGMSGTAFRTRQPCISNDYLNDDRVSAFHAVVRGDGARSGAAFPLIVHDQAVGVMIYMSTEPATFTVEFVELLQRLADNVSFAMENFDRADEKNEADERIEYLASHDSLTDLPNRETFNGLLREAIETAERHDHRFAVLFIDLDRFKVINDSLGHEAGDLLLLEVANRLRGALRESDVVARLGGYEFVVILDQCGEIDDVQRIATGLLAALAEPMELAGHECHTTASIGIAMYPANGSDAQTLTKNADMAMYLAKEDGKNGYRFFSKEVTTQSIERLSLESALRRALEREQFSLNYQPKVDMATGQITGVEALLRWAHPDLGNISPAQFIPLAEETGLIVPIGRWVLREACAQAMAWQRRGLLPLSMAVNLSPRQFADEHLLQDVDEALAASGMSPVLLQLEVTESMMMRNVGRALKVLDAIQSRGIRLAIDDFGTGYSSMSLMKHFPIDTIKIDRSFVRDLPQDSEDQAIAQAIISMGKALGMTVVAEGVENAEQEAFLRTHGCDEMQGFLISKPLPAKQMAALLRPMVLPIAPPLQPEPDVAAMEAAASRLKRAVV, encoded by the coding sequence GTGCCGACGACACTCGCGCGCACCTTTGCGGCGTTGAGCGCCATCAACGAAGCGATGCTCTATGCGAAGTCGCCGGACGAGCTGTACCAGAAGGTCTGCGACGCCGGGTTTTCGAGCGGGGATTTCTTGGCTGTCGCCGTGTTTCTGGTCGGACCGGACGACCGGCGACTCCATTTTGCGGCCGGCTGTGGCGACGACGTTGCGCGGCTGCGCTCGATCGAGATCACGACGGTTGCCGGCACACCCGAAGGCTCGGGCGTCGGCGGCGAGGCATTTCGAGATCAGAAGCTGTGCGTCAGCAACGATTATCTGAACGACCCCCGTTCGCTGGCGTGGCGCGCGGGTGCCGCTTCGGCCGCCATTGGCGCGGCTGCGGCGCTGCCGCTGCTCTGCAACGGCAAGAGTGTCGGCGTGCTCTACGTGACCCGCCGCGAAGCCGGCTCGCTGAACGAGCAGATGGTGTCGCTGTTCGGGCGCATGTCGGCCAACATTTCCTATGTGCTGGACAATTTCGCGCGCGAAACCGCGCGGCAGACCAGCGAACGGGCGACGCGGCGGCTCAACCGCATGTTCGGCGCCATCAGCGCCACCAACGAAGCCATCCTGCGCGCCAAAACCGAGCAGGAGCTCTATCAGCTCGTGTGTGACGCCTCCGTTCACGGGGGCAAATCGCTGGCGACGATCGTGTTGCTCCGCGAAACGGATTCGCATTGGATGAGTCCGGTCGCGTCCACCGGCCAGAACCTCGCACTGATCACCCAGGCGCGCTATTCGATCGATCCGGAGAATCCCTACGGCAAGGGAATATCCGGCGAGGTGTTCCGGACGCAGAAGGCCATCGTCGAGGACGATCTCGCCAGCCGCACCAGAGGCTCGCCGTGGGAGCAGGCCAACGTCAACACTGGCGTTGCCGCCTGCGTGGTCGCGCCGCTGATCAGGCACGGTGAAAGTGTCGGCGTGCTCTTGTTCTTCATCAGCCGCTCCTGGGCCAAGGACGAGGAGATCGTCGCGCTCCTGCTGCGTATGGCGGAGAACGTCTCGTTCGCGATCGATAATTTTGGCCGCGAGTCCGAGAAGGCCAAAATCGCCGCCGAAGAGGAACGGCTCGCACGCATGTATGCGGCGCTAAGCGCCACCAACGAGGCGATCCTGCGGGCGCGGTCGCGCGCCGATCTGTTCGACCTCGTTTGCGAGGCGACGGCGAAGGGCGCCAAGTTCACTTCGGCCAACATCGCACTGGTCGACCCTCACGCCGGGCTGCTGCGCGTCGTCGCCTGTTACGGACCTAACGCCGATCAGGTTCGCAACTTCAAATTCTCGATCTCCGAGGAGGTGCCGGAAGGGCGCGGATTGACCGGCATCGCGTTCCGCACGCGCCAGCCCGCCGTCAGCAACGACGTGCTCGCCGACGAGCGCATCGCGCCGTGGCACGCCAGCGCCCGCCGCAACGGGATCGCGTCCTCCGCGGCGTTGCCGCTCTTCAACGGCGACCGTGTCGAAGGCGTGTTCCTGTTCAACTCTCCGGAGTGCGGCACGTTCACACCCGAATTCGTCGAATTGCTGCGCAAGCTCCAGGCCAACGTCGCCTTCGCACTGGAAGGCTTCGATCGCGCCGAGGAGAAGGCGCAGGTGGACAAGCAGCGCAATCGCCTGAGCGGAATGTTCGAAGCGCTCAGCGCAACCAATGAAGCGATCATGCGCGCCAAGACGCGCGAGGACCTGTTCGAGGCCGCGTGCCAGGCAGCTATTCTCGGCGACGTGTTCGCGTCGGCAACGATCGGGATCATCGACGCGGAAAACGAGCTCGTTCGCGTCGTCGCGGTGAAGGGGCGACTGCAGCAGCAAATGGTTGGACGGACCTGCAGCATTTCCGTCGACCATCCCGAAGGCGAGGGGATCATCGGCACCTCGCTCCGGACCCGCCGGCCCAGCGTCATGAACGACTATCTGAACGAGCCGCGGTCGGCATACTGGCGGGCGAAGGCGATCGAGGACGGAACGCGGGCCGCCGCCAGCTTCCCGCTTCTAAAGGCGGGCCAGGAGCCGATCGGCATCCTGCTTTTCCTCGCGCCCGAGGAGGACACATTCACGCCCGATCTGGTCGAACTGCTCGGGCGCCTTGCCGAGAACGTCTCCTTCGCGCTCGACAATTTCGACCGCGCCGAGGAGAAGGTCCGGACCGATGCCCAGAAGGAGCGCCTGACGCGCATGTTCGCGGCTCTGAGCGCGACCAACGAAGCGATCATGCGGGCGAAGTCGCGCGCCGAGCTGTTCGAGCTCGTCTGCCTTGCCGCATCGAACGGCGCCAAGTTCACCTCGACCACGATCGCGCTGGCCAGGGCCGACAGCGACCAGCTGGAGATCGTGGCGAGCGCCGGGCCATCTTCCGACACCACGCGCAACGTTCGCCTCTCCATCGACCCCGAGCGTCCCGAAGGACGCGGGATGAGCGGCACGGCGTTCCGCACGCGCCAGCCCTGCATCAGCAACGATTATCTCAACGACGATCGCGTCAGCGCATTCCACGCCGTTGTCCGCGGCGACGGGGCGCGGTCGGGCGCGGCATTTCCGCTCATCGTGCACGACCAGGCCGTCGGCGTCATGATCTACATGTCGACCGAGCCGGCTACCTTCACGGTCGAGTTCGTCGAGCTGTTGCAGCGTCTGGCCGACAACGTGTCCTTTGCGATGGAGAATTTCGATCGCGCCGACGAGAAGAACGAGGCGGACGAGCGGATCGAGTACCTCGCCTCGCATGACAGCCTGACCGACCTTCCGAATCGCGAGACCTTCAACGGGCTCTTGCGCGAGGCGATCGAAACGGCGGAGCGCCACGATCACCGTTTCGCGGTGCTGTTCATCGATCTCGACCGCTTCAAGGTCATCAACGATTCGCTCGGCCATGAAGCCGGCGACCTGCTCCTGCTCGAAGTGGCAAATCGCTTGCGCGGTGCGCTGCGGGAAAGCGACGTCGTGGCGCGCCTCGGCGGCTACGAGTTCGTGGTGATCCTCGACCAGTGCGGCGAGATCGACGACGTCCAGCGCATCGCGACCGGGCTGCTCGCTGCACTCGCCGAGCCCATGGAACTGGCCGGACACGAGTGCCACACCACGGCCTCGATCGGTATCGCGATGTATCCGGCCAACGGCTCCGATGCGCAGACCCTGACCAAGAACGCCGACATGGCGATGTATCTCGCCAAGGAGGACGGCAAGAACGGCTACCGCTTCTTCTCCAAGGAAGTGACGACGCAGTCGATCGAGCGGCTGTCGCTGGAGAGCGCGCTGCGCCGCGCGCTGGAGCGCGAGCAGTTCTCGCTGAACTACCAGCCCAAGGTCGACATGGCGACCGGCCAGATCACCGGCGTGGAAGCGCTGCTGCGCTGGGCGCATCCCGATCTCGGCAACATCTCGCCGGCTCAGTTCATCCCGCTTGCGGAGGAGACCGGCCTGATCGTGCCGATCGGCCGCTGGGTGCTGAGGGAAGCCTGCGCGCAGGCCATGGCCTGGCAGCGCCGCGGCCTGTTGCCGTTGTCGATGGCGGTCAACCTGTCGCCGCGGCAGTTCGCCGACGAGCATCTGTTGCAGGACGTCGACGAGGCGCTGGCAGCCAGCGGCATGTCGCCGGTGCTGCTCCAGCTCGAGGTCACCGAGAGCATGATGATGCGCAATGTCGGCCGCGCGCTCAAGGTGCTCGATGCCATCCAGAGCCGCGGCATCCGCCTCGCCATCGACGATTTCGGCACCGGCTATTCGTCGATGTCGCTGATGAAGCATTTCCCGATCGACACGATCAAGATTGACCGCTCCTTCGTACGGGACCTGCCGCAGGATTCGGAAGACCAGGCGATCGCACAGGCCATCATCAGCATGGGCAAGGCGCTCGGCATGACCGTCGTCGCCGAAGGCGTCGAGAATGCCGAGCAGGAGGCGTTCCTGCGCACCCATGGCTGCGACGAGATGCAGGGCTTCCTGATCTCGAAGCCGCTGCCAGCCAAGCAGATGGCCGCGCTGTTGCGGCCGATGGTCCTGCCTATCGCCCCGCCGCTCCAGCCGGAGCCGGACGTTGCGGCCATGGAAGCTGCAGCGTCACGGCTGAAACGCGCTGTCGTCTGA
- the galE gene encoding UDP-glucose 4-epimerase GalE — translation MTDRPTVLVTGGAGYIGSHACRALTAAGYQPVVYDNLSTGHRSFVAGPLVTGDLLDGTALARAFADHKITAVMHFAAASLVGESMTDPQKYYINNVQGTLSLLQAMRNAGCHRIVFSSTGAVYGNADSKELPEDFPCVPINPYGASKWMIERMLADYRSAYGFGAFCLRYFNASGADPAGGIGELRDNETHLIPRAMMALQGHVDFAVFGDDYDTPDGTAIRDYIHVTDLAAAHVAALKLLEEGHAGGSFNLGTGSGFSVREILNAIRQETGREVPHTIKPRRAGDPTYLVADPSAARKVLNFVPGHSDLATVIRTAWAWHQKAHPFRQR, via the coding sequence ATGACCGACCGACCGACTGTCCTCGTCACTGGGGGCGCGGGCTATATTGGCTCGCATGCCTGCCGCGCATTGACCGCCGCCGGCTACCAGCCCGTCGTTTATGACAATCTCTCGACAGGTCATCGCAGCTTCGTTGCCGGCCCCCTGGTGACGGGCGATCTGCTCGATGGCACGGCGCTGGCACGCGCCTTCGCCGACCACAAGATCACGGCGGTGATGCATTTCGCGGCGGCCAGCCTGGTCGGCGAGTCCATGACCGATCCGCAGAAATACTACATCAACAACGTTCAGGGCACGCTGTCGCTGCTGCAGGCGATGCGCAACGCAGGCTGCCATCGCATCGTGTTCTCCTCGACCGGCGCCGTCTACGGCAATGCCGATTCCAAGGAGCTGCCGGAAGACTTTCCCTGCGTACCGATCAACCCCTATGGCGCGTCGAAATGGATGATCGAGCGGATGCTCGCCGATTACCGCTCGGCTTACGGCTTCGGCGCGTTCTGCCTGCGCTATTTCAACGCCAGCGGCGCCGATCCGGCCGGTGGCATCGGCGAACTGCGCGACAATGAAACCCACCTCATTCCCCGTGCCATGATGGCGCTGCAGGGCCATGTCGACTTCGCGGTGTTCGGCGACGACTACGACACGCCCGACGGAACCGCGATCCGCGACTACATCCACGTCACCGACCTCGCCGCGGCGCATGTCGCGGCCCTGAAGCTCCTGGAAGAGGGGCATGCCGGCGGCAGCTTCAATCTCGGCACCGGCTCCGGCTTTTCCGTGCGCGAGATCCTGAACGCGATCAGGCAGGAGACCGGCCGCGAGGTGCCGCATACCATCAAGCCGCGCCGCGCCGGCGATCCGACCTATCTGGTTGCGGATCCCTCCGCTGCGCGAAAGGTGCTGAACTTTGTGCCTGGCCATTCCGACCTGGCTACGGTCATCCGCACCGCCTGGGCCTGGCACCAGAAGGCGCATCCGTTCAGACAGCGTTAG
- a CDS encoding WecB/TagA/CpsF family glycosyltransferase, producing the protein MLERRVNLDGRAATADVPRITVGGLRMAAIDLEATADFMIEATDPDNRIGRPLFLTSANGEVLARCSTEPQTERLFRAADLINADGQPLVAASRLQSWFPLPERVATTDLFHVVARKAQAVGRTFYMFGASEAENIVAVENVQKLYPDLKIIGRSHGYLRGEALRAKVEEINALAPDYLWVALGVPNEQAFVEEFTPYLTNVGVIKTSGGLFNFLSGSRSRAPQWMQKVGLEWAWRTLLEPRRLFWRYLTTNPRALYLLFSRNRPLR; encoded by the coding sequence ATGCTTGAGCGTCGCGTCAACCTCGACGGACGGGCAGCAACGGCCGACGTGCCGCGAATCACCGTCGGCGGGCTCCGCATGGCCGCGATCGATCTGGAAGCGACCGCCGATTTCATGATCGAGGCGACCGATCCCGACAATCGCATCGGCCGCCCGTTATTCCTGACCTCGGCCAATGGCGAGGTGCTGGCGCGCTGCTCGACGGAACCGCAGACCGAGCGCCTGTTCCGCGCCGCCGACCTGATCAATGCCGACGGCCAGCCGCTGGTGGCGGCCTCGAGGCTGCAATCCTGGTTTCCCCTGCCCGAGCGCGTCGCGACCACGGACCTGTTCCACGTCGTCGCGCGCAAGGCGCAGGCGGTCGGCCGCACCTTCTACATGTTCGGCGCCAGCGAGGCCGAAAACATCGTGGCCGTCGAGAACGTCCAGAAGCTGTATCCGGACCTCAAGATCATCGGGCGCAGCCATGGCTATCTGCGAGGCGAGGCGCTGCGCGCCAAGGTCGAGGAGATCAATGCGCTTGCGCCGGACTATCTGTGGGTCGCGCTCGGCGTGCCCAATGAGCAGGCATTCGTGGAAGAGTTCACGCCGTACCTCACCAATGTTGGCGTTATCAAGACATCGGGCGGCCTCTTCAACTTTTTGTCGGGCAGCCGTTCCCGCGCGCCGCAATGGATGCAGAAGGTCGGACTCGAATGGGCGTGGCGCACCTTGCTCGAGCCGCGCCGCCTGTTCTGGCGCTATTTGACCACCAACCCCCGCGCGCTCTATCTTCTCTTCAGCCGCAACCGACCACTCCGCTAA
- a CDS encoding exopolysaccharide transport family protein: MLDYNQPIDRAGPESPQQRPQAGFNVLELANLLWRRKVAIAAAALLGATFAVTVGKSLTPRYTATAQLYVDPRELQLVDRELTPRAQDVSGMSMVVESQARLITSNSVLLKVIQQAGLDKDAEFGGGSDGQSLMSSLLGLIGLQPRAPSAADNKEVQLAALEALNRHITIRKTEKSFIVDIEVWSTDPAKAAMLANTLTNAYLTESRNSQASAARRATNDLSGRLKELRERLRNAETALATYKAQNNFVGTQDALISDQQLSASNQRLSAARAATMDAQARLDQIEASRRTAADAGAIPEALQSPTIANLRAQYADARKKYAEQAGELGPRHPALRQTEKQVEDLKRTISEEIDRFAQSAKNDLTRARDYEASLNRAMEAQKRQSVQLSQAAVRLRELEREADASRDVYQSFLKRSRETEEQETLNTSAARVIGEATVPQRRSFPPAMSLFAMIGFVFGALAASSWFAAVELLLVGAPAPAPARRERKPAPERTRTPEALPAPEAPQPAQVSRPQEVAQALPELAAPSLQPAMVEKPLIEKPLIARLQEADVIHTLGAILATGGGVDLTRLGWPTLRPGFPLTKLLNAWRDMRAAVARRAGDKTMPVIALVGAGDTTGRSVIALNFALAAARDGARVLMIDADHQARALSNKVSRPGKSEPSRLGWLSIGSKAAREIKTVNGISVLPAGEGDAGKAADAIRKAIAQARAAGGYDLVILDGPAMPLSAGGRKLLDDTDALVAVLPTSLDINDSLEEILTALGRVERKLVGVVLDELTPAIQTRQRGRQYA, from the coding sequence ATGCTTGACTATAACCAGCCGATAGATCGGGCCGGACCGGAGTCGCCGCAACAACGGCCCCAGGCCGGCTTCAACGTGCTGGAGCTCGCCAATCTGCTCTGGCGGCGCAAGGTCGCGATTGCCGCGGCTGCCCTGCTCGGCGCAACTTTTGCCGTTACCGTGGGCAAGAGCCTGACGCCCCGCTACACCGCCACCGCCCAGCTCTATGTCGATCCGCGCGAGCTTCAGCTCGTCGATCGTGAGCTCACGCCGCGCGCGCAGGACGTCTCCGGCATGTCCATGGTGGTGGAGAGCCAGGCGCGGCTGATCACCTCCAACAGCGTGCTGCTCAAGGTGATCCAGCAGGCGGGTCTCGACAAGGACGCGGAATTCGGCGGCGGCAGCGACGGCCAGAGCCTGATGTCGTCACTGCTCGGCCTGATCGGCCTGCAGCCCCGCGCTCCCTCCGCGGCGGACAACAAGGAAGTGCAGCTTGCGGCGCTCGAGGCGCTGAACCGGCACATCACGATCCGCAAGACCGAGAAGAGCTTCATCGTCGACATCGAGGTCTGGTCGACGGATCCGGCGAAAGCGGCGATGCTCGCCAACACGCTGACCAATGCCTACCTCACCGAATCCCGCAACTCACAGGCTTCGGCCGCACGGCGCGCCACCAACGATCTCTCCGGCCGCCTCAAGGAGCTGCGCGAGCGGCTGCGCAACGCCGAGACCGCGCTCGCGACCTACAAGGCCCAGAACAATTTCGTCGGCACTCAGGATGCACTGATCAGCGATCAGCAGCTTTCCGCCAGCAACCAGCGGCTTTCCGCGGCCCGCGCGGCGACGATGGATGCGCAGGCGCGGCTCGACCAGATCGAGGCGAGCCGCCGTACCGCTGCCGATGCCGGCGCGATTCCGGAAGCGCTGCAATCGCCGACGATCGCGAATTTGCGCGCGCAATATGCCGATGCCCGCAAGAAATATGCTGAGCAGGCCGGCGAGCTCGGGCCGCGGCATCCGGCGCTGCGCCAGACCGAGAAGCAGGTCGAGGATCTCAAGCGCACCATCAGCGAGGAGATCGATCGCTTCGCCCAGTCAGCCAAGAACGATCTGACGCGCGCTCGCGACTATGAGGCTTCGCTGAACCGGGCGATGGAAGCGCAGAAGCGGCAGAGCGTGCAGCTCAGCCAGGCCGCCGTCCGCCTGCGCGAACTCGAGCGCGAGGCCGATGCCAGCCGCGACGTCTATCAATCCTTCCTCAAGCGCTCGCGCGAGACCGAGGAGCAGGAGACGCTGAACACCTCGGCGGCCCGCGTCATCGGCGAAGCGACGGTGCCGCAGCGGCGCTCGTTCCCGCCCGCCATGAGCCTGTTCGCCATGATCGGCTTCGTCTTCGGCGCGCTCGCGGCGTCAAGCTGGTTCGCCGCGGTCGAACTCCTGCTCGTCGGCGCACCGGCGCCCGCACCTGCCCGCCGGGAGCGCAAGCCGGCACCGGAGAGAACGCGCACTCCCGAGGCTTTGCCGGCTCCGGAAGCTCCGCAGCCTGCGCAGGTCTCGCGACCTCAGGAAGTGGCGCAGGCCCTGCCCGAACTTGCCGCGCCATCGCTGCAGCCTGCGATGGTCGAAAAGCCCCTGATCGAAAAGCCGCTGATCGCGCGCCTCCAGGAGGCCGACGTCATCCACACGCTCGGAGCCATTCTCGCCACCGGCGGCGGCGTCGACCTCACCCGGCTGGGCTGGCCGACGTTGCGGCCCGGCTTTCCCCTGACGAAACTGCTCAACGCCTGGCGCGATATGCGAGCTGCCGTGGCCCGGCGCGCCGGCGACAAGACGATGCCGGTCATCGCGCTGGTCGGCGCCGGCGACACCACCGGACGCAGCGTGATCGCGCTGAATTTCGCGCTCGCGGCGGCGCGCGACGGCGCCCGCGTGCTGATGATCGATGCCGACCATCAGGCCCGCGCGCTCTCGAACAAGGTCAGCCGCCCCGGCAAGAGCGAGCCGAGCAGGCTCGGCTGGCTCTCGATCGGCAGCAAGGCCGCACGCGAGATCAAGACGGTCAACGGCATTTCGGTGCTGCCGGCCGGCGAGGGTGATGCCGGCAAGGCTGCCGACGCGATCCGCAAGGCGATTGCGCAGGCGCGCGCCGCAGGCGGCTATGACCTCGTGATCCTCGACGGCCCCGCGATGCCGCTCTCGGCCGGCGGCCGCAAGCTGCTCGACGACACCGACGCGCTGGTGGCGGTGCTGCCAACCAGCCTCGACATCAACGACAGCCTGGAAGAGATCCTGACCGCGCTGGGCCGCGTCGAGCGCAAGCTCGTCGGCGTCGTGCTGGACGAGCTCACCCCTGCAATCCAAACGCGCCAGCGAGGCAGACAATATGCTTGA
- a CDS encoding class I SAM-dependent methyltransferase, whose translation MNKPATIDFARATAIQIPAAAAPVQALHDLVPGEARDSLLAVHDVLRRELPQGQLAIYEAGGGSCSVLPPELPGRSKVTVVDIDEDQVRNNTYADEAILGDVQTYRFGRETFDLVICYNVIEHLPHVDAALLNFRDALKRGGLILIGAPNPRSLSGIVTKYSPHWFHVWFYRHIRGIKDAGMPGEPPFPTFFHPLVTLPRLEAFAAANGLEMIYRREVESPRYPEMRRRKPLFAALVDAGAAVLNTMLSRGTDVRRGDYHVILRKS comes from the coding sequence ATGAACAAGCCAGCCACGATCGATTTTGCGCGAGCCACGGCGATCCAGATTCCTGCGGCCGCGGCCCCCGTCCAGGCACTTCACGATCTCGTCCCCGGCGAAGCCCGCGACAGCCTGCTCGCAGTTCACGACGTGCTGCGCCGTGAACTGCCGCAAGGCCAGCTCGCCATCTATGAAGCCGGCGGCGGCTCGTGCAGCGTCCTGCCGCCGGAATTGCCTGGACGCAGCAAGGTCACCGTCGTCGACATCGACGAGGACCAGGTCCGCAACAACACCTACGCGGATGAGGCGATCCTCGGCGACGTGCAGACCTATCGCTTCGGACGCGAGACCTTCGATCTCGTGATCTGCTACAACGTGATCGAGCATCTGCCCCATGTCGACGCCGCGCTCCTGAACTTCCGCGATGCGCTCAAGCGCGGCGGGCTGATCCTGATCGGCGCGCCCAATCCCCGCTCGCTCTCCGGAATCGTCACCAAATACTCGCCGCACTGGTTTCACGTCTGGTTCTACCGGCACATCCGCGGCATCAAGGATGCCGGCATGCCCGGTGAGCCGCCATTCCCGACCTTCTTCCATCCGCTGGTGACGCTGCCCCGGCTCGAAGCCTTCGCGGCTGCCAACGGCCTTGAGATGATCTACCGCCGCGAGGTCGAAAGTCCGCGCTATCCCGAGATGCGCCGGCGCAAGCCGCTGTTCGCGGCGCTCGTGGACGCCGGCGCGGCCGTGCTGAATACCATGCTCTCGCGTGGGACCGACGTCCGTCGCGGCGACTATCACGTCATCCTGCGGAAGAGCTGA